DNA sequence from the Alkalilimnicola ehrlichii MLHE-1 genome:
GGCTTGCCCACCCCATGCCGGTAGCGCACGAGACCGTCGATATGGTTATTCTGGATGTAGGCGACCTGGTAGACCCGCTCCAGCAACAGCGCCCAGCCCCGATCCACCGGGGTGAGCCGGCAGTCCTCCAGGCGGATAAGCCCAATACCTTCCTTAAGCTGCCCATCGATATGGAGCAGTGGCCGGCGCTGGCCGCCGCCCCCCTCGGCCTCCCGGGCGAGCACGTGTACCCGCTGGAGGGTAATGTCGTCCCCGCTCAGGTGGACCCGGCTCTCGCCGTCGTCGGGCAGTTCGATACCGAGATCGAATAGCTGGATCTGCGGTGCCTGCAACGCCCACTCTCCACCCTCCAGGCGGATGCCACAGGCGTGATACCCGCCACCACTGATCCGGATATGCCGGGCCGTATGCAGCGCCAGGTCCGCGGGGATTTCGTGCACGCCGGGTTTAAGACACAGCCATATGCTCTCCCGCCGCTCTTCGATCAGCACCTTCAGCGTCCGAGCCAGCTCCCCCGGCTCCACCACCTGCGCGCAGCCGCCACCACCGCTGCGCCCGCAGAGGGTGTTGAGGGCGTCCTGCACCGTCTCCACGCCTTCCCGGTCCAGGTCCGGACAGAGTTCGGTCTCGCGGCCCAGGGGGAGGTGATCGGCCGTGGTATCGCAAAGCAACCGGTTGAGCGGTTCCGCGGTGGTGGTCCGCCCTGCGGGAATCCGCAGCCGCTCGCGCAGGCTGCGGCGGCCATCGCGGCACTCGGGCACGTCGTGGGGCAGCGCCGCGCTGTCCAGGTGACAGAGCAAGCCGTCGAGCATGTCCCGCACGCTCAGCCGGCCGTCCCTGTCGATATCCGGCCAACGTTCAGCCAGGGCCTCGGCCAACAGCCGCTTGACCGTCACCTCCTCCCCCTCGCAATCGGGCAACCGGTAAGCGATGTGCTCGGCGGCGATGTCGCAGAGCGCGTCCAGCGCCTGCTGGACGTTCTCCGCGCCCCGATAGAGGGCTTCGCAGCGCTCGCTGAAGCCCACGTCGGCGGCGGCCAGGTCGGTGAGCGGCGGGAAGTTGAAACGGCGGCGCTCCGCGTCGCCGTGCGGCACCAGCGCGCCGTCGCCGTCCAGCTCGCCCAAAGGCAGGTAGCGGTGGCGCACCCCGCGGGGCGGTTCGCCGGTATGCTCGTCGCCGAGCACGTAGTCGCCGGGCCCCTGCACCGCCTCGCGCACCGCCGCCTGCCAGCAGTCACCGGGCAGGAACTGGCGGTCGGCGAAGGCGAGCCGGAGTTCCAGGCGTTCGCCGTTGACGGCCAGCACACCGGCGTCGATCCCCGCCCAGCCGTGGGCGTCCGGGTCGAGTTCCGGGTCCAGCTCGGCGCCCCGGTCCACGCCGCTGACCAGGGCGGGCCGGTCCAGGTTGAGCTGAAGAAAGCCGTCCCACTGGCGCACGAACGCCCGCGGCTCCCCCTCCGGGGGGCGCTCGAACGCCGGGGTGAGGCGCCCGCGCCGGGGCCGGTAGTCCTCCGGGAAATGCCGGCCCAGGGTCCGCTCGCTGGCCTCGTCGAAGAACTCCCAGACCCAGTCGCCGCGGTCGAAGCCCTCCGGGACGTTATCGGCCTGGTGGGCCTCGGCACCGTTGTCGCGGGACCACTTCAGCACCAGCTGCCGCTCACCCGCCTCGTCCAGGAAAAGGTCGTGCACCTCCACCCGGAACAGGTAGTTGCCTATGCGCTCGTCCAGGTTCATCTCGCTGGCGCAGGGGTCGCAGGGGTCATCGCCGACGACGATGTGACGCAGCCGCAGCGCCAGCGGGGCATCGCCCAGCGGCGGGTTGACCGCCGGGTCGGCGGGGTCCAGCCCGCGCGGGCACCACTTCACCTGCAGCAGGGTCTCGCCCCGGCTGCTGGTATCGGCGCCGTGCAGCGCCGGATCCATCAGGGCCGGGTCCTCCAGGGCCGTGACCGGACGCTCCCAGACGTCGGCGTAGAGCGTCAGGTCCCGCCCGTCGAAGGGGGGCGGATCCGGGTAATCGGGCTGCTCCCCCGGCGCCAGCGGCCCGTCGCCGGTCAGCCGGGCGGGGACGCCGCCCACGTAAAGCACGCCGGGGTGCAGGCGCAGACCGCTGTCGTCCGACAACCGCAGCCCGCCCTCGCGCGGAGCGCCGCTGGCGATGGCATCCCACAGGGCGCCCACCAGCCGGCGCTGGCCGATCTCGCCGAGGGCGTTCCAGTCGGCGTCGGTGATCATCCGCCCCTGCTGCAGGTAGACGCCGCTGTACTGGCCGTGGTCGCGGTGGGACGGTTGCGAGGTCTGCGTCTTCATAGTGGTCTTTCTCGCTCTGCGCTTTCCGTGGTGGGTTATCGCCGGTAGGGCGGTGGACACTGCAACCGGGGGTCGGGGATCAGCACCGCCTCGATGCCCAGCGGCAGGTAATTGGCCAGTTTGTCCCGCACCGCCTGCCAGCGGAGCTGGTGGCGGGCGTCGTGATAAGCACCCATCTCGCCGCCGTCCTCGGCGCCCCGGGTGATGGCCTCGGGGCAGTGCCAGTGCAGCACCCCGGCACCGGGCTCGCCGAAGCGGTCTTCGAGAAAGACCGCCTGCCGGTGGGTACTGCGCGCCAGGCGCAGGGCCGAGGGCTCGCCCTGGTGGCGCCATTCCGCCTCGGGC
Encoded proteins:
- a CDS encoding DUF6519 domain-containing protein — its product is MKTQTSQPSHRDHGQYSGVYLQQGRMITDADWNALGEIGQRRLVGALWDAIASGAPREGGLRLSDDSGLRLHPGVLYVGGVPARLTGDGPLAPGEQPDYPDPPPFDGRDLTLYADVWERPVTALEDPALMDPALHGADTSSRGETLLQVKWCPRGLDPADPAVNPPLGDAPLALRLRHIVVGDDPCDPCASEMNLDERIGNYLFRVEVHDLFLDEAGERQLVLKWSRDNGAEAHQADNVPEGFDRGDWVWEFFDEASERTLGRHFPEDYRPRRGRLTPAFERPPEGEPRAFVRQWDGFLQLNLDRPALVSGVDRGAELDPELDPDAHGWAGIDAGVLAVNGERLELRLAFADRQFLPGDCWQAAVREAVQGPGDYVLGDEHTGEPPRGVRHRYLPLGELDGDGALVPHGDAERRRFNFPPLTDLAAADVGFSERCEALYRGAENVQQALDALCDIAAEHIAYRLPDCEGEEVTVKRLLAEALAERWPDIDRDGRLSVRDMLDGLLCHLDSAALPHDVPECRDGRRSLRERLRIPAGRTTTAEPLNRLLCDTTADHLPLGRETELCPDLDREGVETVQDALNTLCGRSGGGGCAQVVEPGELARTLKVLIEERRESIWLCLKPGVHEIPADLALHTARHIRISGGGYHACGIRLEGGEWALQAPQIQLFDLGIELPDDGESRVHLSGDDITLQRVHVLAREAEGGGGQRRPLLHIDGQLKEGIGLIRLEDCRLTPVDRGWALLLERVYQVAYIQNNHIDGLVRYRHGVGKPVDPASQRIDYVDLRSGDTPEPVADGDREGDTGGDVPRPRPGTGGGPVVRPIPIPIRDPILNRRLPDRVADAEGSLHVNNNFILRWTSDMESGFVRVDDRDRRFLARAVTGPAIFTVAQNTFGMRSSFIGGRLMAQGNQLVALEDDSRNTPALWLLCNQLVAHGHIGPGLEARHTAVDDAIGNNLMAFASLNQNGDQT